CACTAAACAAAGGTGATTTTGTATTCAGTAGGGGCGAACTTGAGACCGAGTTGTTGGAAGGAGGTAGGTTCCCTCTAACATCATTTGAAATGGTGATCATTTTGGTCCAAATAGGTTGATGGAGTATCAATTTTCATATTATCTAAAGTAGGCAATCCAACCAAAAGTACCAAAAAATAGACTTTCTTCTAATGGTTACTTTTGTTTGCttctatttttcacttttttcccCCATTAAGTGGTTTGTTTGTGGTTCTCTTTCAATTAAATATAGTAAAACTTTATTGATGAAAATGTATGTTTGTTAGGGGTGCGCATCGgttggttcggttcggttttaggtgttattggttcggtttatcggttttcggtttgtaaatacttcaaaccgacaaccaaaccaataacatatttcttatcggtttttggttaatcagtttatggtacttaacggttcggttttcggtttaaccaataagaaaatactcatatatattatatacacgataatttttttttcaaataaaccatatgatttttccagcatttggcatgaaagtaataatcataaaagtaacaatcatttttcttgcaagtttagacactagacacattcaaaggaaaaagtgtgaaagtaacaattgtttaaccattaacaaaaagtgtgaaagtaacaatcgtttaaccattagcaataagactagtaaatttagtatagtcttattgggttatcggtttaaccattaacaaaaattataaaaccaaaaaccgaaccaataacccaataaaaaaatttgcaaaaccgtttaaaaaccgttagcccaataacccaatatcaataaaccaatagtgtttttttgggttcggtttattggttaaatcggtttttgcacacccctaatgtTTGTTACAACTTTCACAAGTAATTGAGAACCATAACACTAATAAGAATTAATACCCTTTTATTCCACTTTATGAGccattaaaattaaagatattgtTAGTccattttaaaatgaataaataccTTTTCATTTGaagataattcaaattttattttattttattttatcaaccaaacataatcctaaaattagttattcCCTATGTTGCACTTTATTTaactcattttcctttttagtccgtctcaagtaacaatttaattttaaaatattaatcatcaattttaccttaatgaaatgatttgcaaccacacaaatatttacctctcattttcgatcataaatttaaaaatctttctttctttcttaaactcagTAACTATGTCAAATTAACTCGTATAAAACGAGATGAAGGGAGTATCAAATTAGGCATCCTTGAGCGCCAAGTATTCCTTGAGTCCcaagtatttttcaaatttgcTTACGTCTGTGCTTGTGACAGCATTTGGTCAAAACATATATTTCTTTGACTTTGCCACCAAACAAGCCCTTAATCTGCTGCCTGTATATATACAGAACCCTACAGACccaattttgaatcaaacaaagaagaagaaaaagaagaaaaatgaagagtttaaTTTGTAACTGTTGTAATAAGGAATTTTTTGACGAAAATGAGCAAAAAATTCATTACAAATCAGAATGGCACACTTATAATCTTAAACGCAAGGTAAACAGCTAAATTTACcccttttttgtgtttttggaaagtaaaaatgaattttattccATAAACATTACTCCCTCGTCCCTttggatttcgagattcaaacaggtctatctttgaccgtaattttttttatatactcctatcttttagttatttttaattatcaattattgtgacttatagtactttttacgtagtttacaaatatataaatttcattttgaagaTTCCACGCGCAAATTTCCAGTTAAACTTAAACTAAGTGCTACATGATTGTGGAATGGATTAGAGTTCATTGTTCTGTTTCTTTGGTATTTATTTCAGGTTGCTGGAGTTCCTGGATTGAATGAGGCACTCTTTGTAGCCAGACAGTCTGCACTTGCAGAAGAAACTCCATTGCTATATAGTTGTGTAGATTGTGGCAAAGAATATAGAAGCTTTAAAGCTCATGCTCAACATCTGAAATCTAAAACTCACTTAGCACGAGCTTCGCGAGAGACAGGTCATCATCACGATGAGAATAGCGTTATTAGTGGAAGGGATGAGAGCGAGTGGGAGGAAGAGATCTCGTGTGAAGACAATGACTCATTGAGGCAACTAAAGATAAATGGAAGTAGTACTAATAATGGTGTTATGGATGATGAAGGTAACAATGTTGATGAGTTGGATCCGCGTAGTTGTTTCATGTGTGATTTGGAACACGATACAGTAGAAAACTGTGCGGTTCATATGCACAAGAAGCACGGGTTCTTCATACCTGATATCGAGTATTTGAAGGATCCTGAAGGCTTCCTCACCTACCTTGGTCTCAAGGTAATACTCTAGGTTTCGTTTTTCTTGTATGATCTTCAAGTCCGTTTAAATAACACAGTAAAAATTGCTCTTTACGTCCTCAGGTTAGAAGGGATTATATGTGTCTGTATTGCAACGATAGATGTCGTCCTTTTAGTAGTTTGGAAGCAGTTCGGAAGCATATGGATGCAAAAAACCATTGCAAGGTGCATTATGGTGATGGTGGTGACGATGAAGAGGCGGAATTAGAAGAGTTTTACGACTATAGCAGCAGGTATGCTTGGTGATTTGATAGCTTCTAATGTACATTTGAGCAGAAGATAGATGCAGCCtatattttttaagtttgaacaacaacatatccaatgtaATCTCACATGTGATGCCTGGACTCtggagagggtagagtgtacacagaccttatcCCTACCTCGTAGAGATGGAGAGGTTGTTCCCAATGGGAACTTTATTAAAGTTGATGGTTAAGAACATCATCATGCAGGAAAATTTTGTTGTTATCCTTTACTAAGAtctgtatttttttcatattctagCTATGTTGATGCAACTGGAAAGCAGCTTGTTTCGTCTGAAGATTTTAACAACAATGTAGAACTAGGAAGTGATGGATCTGAACTCATAATAACAACAAGAACCGATGATCGATTGTCTGTTAAATCAATCGGTTCAAGAGAGTTTTTGAGATATTATCGCCAGAAACCAAGGCCTACGCGCACTAATGATACAGCTATAAGCTCTGCTTTAAGCTTCAAGGTACGAATTTGACTCGTTACATGACACACAATGGCAACTAATATTTAGTCGTTTGAGCCAACATTCGTTTTCTCATCTCAGGTATCGAAGCATGAGCCTAGCAACCGTGTAATCGAGGGAGCACAACGTCAAAATGAAGGTGTTGAAGGCCATGAATAGATGTGGTCTGGATGCTATGCACTCTGGGATTGGCAGGAAAAGCAATGTTATTCGAAACCTCCCTAAAAATATACCATATTAGTCTCTTCCCTATGGATTATCTTGCAATATTTCTACGAgtgttataatatttattagtgTGTATAGTTTCcgaaaggcataatacataaacatgccTCTTAACTATGTATGAATGTTTGGTAACCACACACCCCCAACccagaaaaataaatagataaggCCAAAAGGTTTAAAAACCTCAAATTTATAATGAGATAGAGAGTGGTGAAGTCTCCTACATGAACTTACGA
This genomic stretch from Solanum stenotomum isolate F172 chromosome 10, ASM1918654v1, whole genome shotgun sequence harbors:
- the LOC125841771 gene encoding cytoplasmic 60S subunit biogenesis factor REI1 homolog 1-like; protein product: MKSLICNCCNKEFFDENEQKIHYKSEWHTYNLKRKVAGVPGLNEALFVARQSALAEETPLLYSCVDCGKEYRSFKAHAQHLKSKTHLARASRETGHHHDENSVISGRDESEWEEEISCEDNDSLRQLKINGSSTNNGVMDDEGNNVDELDPRSCFMCDLEHDTVENCAVHMHKKHGFFIPDIEYLKDPEGFLTYLGLKVRRDYMCLYCNDRCRPFSSLEAVRKHMDAKNHCKVHYGDGGDDEEAELEEFYDYSSSYVDATGKQLVSSEDFNNNVELGSDGSELIITTRTDDRLSVKSIGSREFLRYYRQKPRPTRTNDTAISSALSFKVSKHEPSNRVIEGAQRQNEGVEGHE